A window of the Deinococcus gobiensis I-0 genome harbors these coding sequences:
- a CDS encoding GNAT family N-acetyltransferase yields the protein MDLRASLDGISPAQLGGFFGGWPNPPTPATLYRLLAGAPYLALAVEDGEVIGFVYAISDGVLCAYIPLLEVRPAWRGRGVASALMRSLLEGLDGLYMVDTACDEDLVPFYERFGLRRGAAMVRRDYARQAGRPESG from the coding sequence ATGGACCTGCGCGCCTCACTGGACGGCATCTCGCCCGCACAACTCGGCGGCTTTTTCGGGGGCTGGCCGAATCCGCCCACGCCAGCCACGCTGTACCGCCTCCTGGCCGGGGCGCCATATCTCGCGCTGGCGGTCGAGGACGGTGAGGTGATCGGCTTCGTGTACGCGATCAGCGACGGCGTGCTGTGTGCTTATATCCCACTGCTGGAGGTGCGGCCAGCGTGGCGGGGCCGGGGCGTCGCCTCGGCGCTCATGCGCTCGCTGCTGGAGGGGCTGGACGGCCTGTACATGGTGGATACGGCCTGCGACGAGGACCTCGTGCCGTTCTACGAGCGTTTCGGTCTGCGGCGCGGCGCGGCGATGGTCCGGCGCGACTACGCCCGTCAGGCGGGCCGGCCGGAGTCGGGGTAG